In Brucella melitensis bv. 1 str. 16M, a genomic segment contains:
- the rplU gene encoding 50S ribosomal protein L21, with amino-acid sequence MFAVIKTGGKQYRVAANDLIKVEKVAGEAGDIVEFAEVLMVGSTIGAPTVAGALVTAEVVEQGRGRKVIAFKKRRRQNSKRTRGHRQELTTIRISEILTDGAKPSKKAAEKKAPKADAAEGEAAKPKKAAPKKAAAKAESAE; translated from the coding sequence ATGTTCGCAGTCATCAAGACCGGTGGCAAGCAGTATCGCGTTGCCGCAAACGACCTCATCAAGGTCGAAAAAGTTGCTGGCGAAGCCGGCGACATCGTAGAATTCGCAGAGGTCCTGATGGTTGGCTCGACCATTGGCGCCCCGACCGTCGCCGGTGCCCTCGTCACCGCCGAAGTCGTCGAACAGGGCCGTGGCCGCAAGGTCATCGCTTTCAAGAAGCGTCGCCGCCAGAACTCGAAGCGCACCCGCGGTCATCGTCAGGAACTGACGACCATCCGTATCTCGGAGATCCTCACCGACGGTGCAAAGCCTTCCAAGAAGGCCGCCGAGAAGAAGGCTCCGAAGGCAGACGCCGCTGAAGGCGAAGCCGCAAAGCCGAAGAAGGCAGCGCCCAAGAAGGCCGCAGCCAAGGCCGAGTCGGCTGAGTAA